The Branchiostoma lanceolatum isolate klBraLanc5 chromosome 5, klBraLanc5.hap2, whole genome shotgun sequence region tgacgaaggtaataaggcggtctccattgacagttacgttgataggaatcgtatgggaggtcccgggcgggtcactcgtaatcagtaaccaagttttagtttcaattcctagtttcatggcggtacatgatttacgtaaatcgacaactgcgctgtacgtaatgtaacactagactctaccagtctcccccggtcgctgggaaaatagtagaaattggccaaatagagtcaaatgtttgaagggagtcggctacggagagagggtcaaattcgcAAATTTACCCTCTCTCCGttgccgactcccttcaaacatttgactctatttggccaatttctactattttcccagcgaccgggggagactggtagagtctaatataacacagaaactgttatcccatgagtggcatgacgatgtttcagaatgcctcccctgtaacattacgtgcgTTGTAATGCGCgcatgcggtagatcgcatggaaaaatgaaagaatgcaaaatcaaaacaggttcgtagtcatttctttagtttcagcaaagggtcaataaataaagttgataactaaataatttcgtctgttttctttttgctagtgtttctgactaacaatacaccccctcgcccatggtggtgcggtccagctgggcatttcgcataattgcaccagccggataattgcaccaaaaacgctgacaaatgagtggtgcggattctactgtatacaCAGTAcatatgataaatgatgatatgTTCAGATCTGTAATGATAAAAACGTATTTTTTTTATCAGCTGGGAGGAGGTGGAAAAGGAGTCGGGTCTGAAACTGGTCTACAAGACAGGCGGGCTAGACTTTACTCTGAAAGGACCTCTAGAAGAGGTTATGGAGGACTATGCTAAGGCCATGGATTCCCAGGGAATTCCGTACGTTGGTAGTCATGCTTTTTTACCTATAGGGATACTACTAGACGGATGCCCATTCTGTGTGACTACTTGGCGTCATTAAAACACGACATGGGTGATATCGGTAAACCTTTTCTGCATGGGTCAATCATTATTACCATATCAAATATATTGACAAGGACGTTGTAGGCACGGAAGTTTTGAGACTTACAGTATCTCAAAACTGTAGTACATTTGCCTTTTTCGTGGTGCCTGTTAGCTCAATGGCTCTTGTAAGCTCGAGATCAAGGTAGTCTAACGTTGTGTGCTTCATCACGTGAATAAGGCATACACTGACGGTTTGGAGGTCACAAGAGAGGATCATGGCTACTATCATGATGTAGATTAAATAGGAAATaggtgtcaagtgcctttccaaagggtaCCAGGGATTCCACCCATAAGATAGCATGCTACCATTATGCCACCAGCTTAGCCCAATAGAAATTGACTTTCTGAATCTTTATCAGGATGGTCTGCTGTACTGCAGCCTGCAATGTTTTGGTTTACTTAAATCACATTAGCATCATCTCTTGGGCATCTACACCAGTGTCTGATATGTTGACTTTGGCATTATCACATATATAGGTATGAGCGACTGGACGGTCCGGAGATTCACCGTCGGTTTCCTCAGTTCGAGGTGGGCCCGGAGACCGTGGGTCTGTACCAGCCGGACGGAGGACTGGTGGACGCTGCGAGAGGGAACGCCGCCCACATCCAGCTGGCACGTGCGCACGGAGCAACCGTCATGGACGAGTGCGCTGTCCTCGGCATAGAGCGGCTGAAAAGTGGCCTCATACTTGTGAGGACTGCTGTGAAGGGACAATAGAGTTTCAATgagaaaaagaaacaggaaaACGCATTGATAAGGAAATAGcaaactataacgttacatgaatgcTACATGAAAATCTATTATGAACCTTTGTATTGAAAATAAGCAGGCATCAGaattttacatgtatgaaatgaGATGATGCAATGTAGCTTAGATCTATCAGTGAGAAAATTGAAAACTAAATTTAGAATACCGAATAATGGAATTACTGAATGAAGAAGCAATGATATCCATATTTTATATTATCAGTGCTGATGTAGTACATATTACATTTTAATCCTTTCTATCGTaggtattcatcatcatcatcattccagggagTTATCACAAATCTAGTACTAATTGCACACAATAGCTATGAACATATCAAGCACATCATGAGCACTGCTATGTTTACTGCCACTCGTAGGTCCGTACCGGGAAAGGTGAGTTTCGTTGTCGGCGTGTGGTGGTGTGTGCAGGCGCCTGGGTCAATGACGTCCTTCGATACGTGGGCACCAAAATCCCCATCTCAGTCTCACAGGAACAAGTCACTTACTTTGCCACACCCAACATCAAGGAGTTTACCAAAGACAGGTTAGTACCGCTATGCGGTCCGCAGACGTAGTAACAACGCTTTTTACGCATCATTAGTGTACAGCAGACTCCGCTTAACTGCATATCCTCCCTACCTGTGGAGGTATGTTTACCTCCCTACCTGCAATTCTTATTTTGAGGCATCAGTTGTGCATGTTGTTCCCGCCGAATCTGAAATAGTATGTACTTCAACTTATCATGCTGTGCGAAAACAAATCATTCATTCCTCATTAAGAATATCGTATTCCATTGAACAAGCGAATAGTTATGATTAGATCTTTGGATTTCTATGATCCGTAAACCGTTTTTATGATGATGTGTACGATGTTCTATCGTTAAGATGGATGAAGAAGGTAATGTGTACAGTTTATAGTTGATATCATTTGAAGATGGGTTGCATTTGTGCTTTATACTGTACAGTTAGTTTTTTTTGTTAGAATTCCCAAGACTTgccaaaaaagttactcaagcaacagaaatgattttgaaagcTGCTtgttgagtaactattttttttgttgcgtatcttatcacctggatgtctaaccttcatcaaccttcCCAAGacttgcattgaaatgtattgtcatttaaccctcatacacccgaacctatttttgcaactaaaatgactgaacggggtcaaaaatgaccccaaaatgttttgttcagttaaatctcccttttcacttttttcgctgattgttatccgtacattccttaatcaatgtaagaggaatgttttggcatgtttaggtttgaaaaattcccgttcattatcataatttatgcaaaagatcagaaggaccacgttttgagctattcctatttagaccagGAGAGAATTTTTGAAGCTCACGCctaatttcatgttgcataactaatgaacagcttacgcgaaagccaccaaacttggtgacttttcataaaatgtccctaacaaaaatttcaaatctataaagtaagttcatcgtttttggtgttgccatggcaacgggtctttgacaggcatatttgacGACATCTACTAATTTCAGTTAAAACAATgtcgtttcgaggctttgttagtacgccaaatgtattttcttacattgttatcatcttatgtaatccaatgtaacttttatgatttagaattgatattttatgctgatttgatgacgtcatcggtcaaaatccaagatggcggatagaataacataaaattacgtcataatgacgtcatattacgtcattatgacatagaATTTGTTCTGGCCTTAtcaattcacatgtgcatcatcctctgaaaatttggtggtcatgaAATAaatagtttaggagttacagagggcaggtcccaaaaacagcacattatttttgctggggtgaAAAATGACCCCAGACGACTCAACACAGAGTTTCCtttataatgtcaacagtattgtgccgatctccctagaaaattaggagagcttagaaaagatgtctactgacaaagttacggaaggaattttttttcagatcaaacatgttcaagtagcacgtcaaaatcctcgcctggggtcaaaaatgaccccgttcgggtgtatgagggttaataTAACAGCTGGCAATATCCCAGCTAAAACTGTATCtagataaattcaaatcaaaCTCATAGTTTGTAGTTAGGACTCTAGGAAGAAGAGAGtgaagcatacatgtatgcaaccaCTGATGGAGATCAATGAAAAAACAAGACAAGCTGAAATATATTTTGACTATTCAACAACAGGTTCCCCATCTGGCTGTACTTCGCCCCAGACTACATCCTCTACGGCCTTCCCATCCATGGGAACACGGGCAGTAAGATCGGCATTGACTATGGCAGAACGCACGTCACGCCAGGGACAAGGACATACACTCCAGATCCAGTTCGAGAAAAGGCCTCTATCGAATTTCTCCAGAAATATATCCCAAGGGTTGGTGCAGATATCATGACGTCAGTGTTTAGGGGACTAGTCCGATGTGGGTGTGAGGAGGGGATGTTGCAACTTCAATAATTCAGAGCACGGTAGCGCCATATCAATGGCCTATATTTTTAAGAAAGATGTCAGTAAGTTAAATGTGTACCGTTAGCAGCACAGTACTACTTAGGAAGAACAGCTAAGCACAGACCACAGACTGCCCGATGTAATAAGATaagtatacagtcaaacattgATGCAGTAACTGAGGgaaagtggttgctgaggacagctGGTTGCTTAGGACAGGGTAGGGTTAGAGTTGTAACTGTGAAAAGATGGGCGGGGCTGACTTAATGTGGCATGTGACTTGGAGGTGGTTTCTTTAGCCGGGTGGTTGTCTGACCAGGGTTGACCATGTTATTATAAAGCATTAAATGTCGATCTTGTTTGTGTTCAGTCTCTCGGGCCCGTTCTGTACACAAAGACCTGCCTCTACACTGTGACTATGGACAGGAACTTTGTCCTGGACACTCTGGACGCGAAGGGCTGGCCAGAGATCATCGTTTGCTGTGGCGCTGGACACGCTTACAAGTTAGTCATTAACTTAGCTTTACAAACTTAACTTCTACATCAATCATCACAACTTAGTGACCATATCTGCAAACCATATTAATCAACAACGCCCAAAGAATGACATCtggtttcagttttcttttcgtttagcaaaatttcaacaaagtgAAGTGTCTGTGCATAACTGTTTCAATCACCGTGGTCTGTACAGATTTGCTGGTCTTCTGGGCAAAATCCTGAGCCAGCTGGCGATTGACGGACGGACTC contains the following coding sequences:
- the LOC136435140 gene encoding monomeric sarcosine oxidase-like, whose product is MIPTWHGIRVTASSSCAHGVQSSDKFTFVPVCVGGLRQRTMASVPYYDHIVVGCGGVGSAALYWLSRRAGKGVLGLEQFKLGHDNGGSQDHSRIIRLSYHHPRYTRLLKDSYQAWEEVEKESGLKLVYKTGGLDFTLKGPLEEVMEDYAKAMDSQGIPYERLDGPEIHRRFPQFEVGPETVGLYQPDGGLVDAARGNAAHIQLARAHGATVMDECAVLGIERLKSGLILVRTGKGEFRCRRVVVCAGAWVNDVLRYVGTKIPISVSQEQVTYFATPNIKEFTKDRFPIWLYFAPDYILYGLPIHGNTGSKIGIDYGRTHVTPGTRTYTPDPVREKASIEFLQKYIPRSLGPVLYTKTCLYTVTMDRNFVLDTLDAKGWPEIIVCCGAGHAYKFAGLLGKILSQLAIDGRTQHHIDDFTFNRPAVTDPNFKLDFYLGGNKEDTLMAKM